The following coding sequences are from one Bacteroidota bacterium window:
- a CDS encoding efflux RND transporter periplasmic adaptor subunit yields the protein MKKVLYIIIPLALIAIVVIKLKSNKEIVKDKVYQYDKEQAIHVQVDTIKSELIGAEFAYSGTFEPNKETKLSAEIQGKINDVLVDVGTFVTKGQSLIQLDNSLLKLQLQSAEVQVEGLEADVKRFTVLANADAVQGVQLEKAELGLKSAKVQRATLLEQINKTTIKAPFNGVVTAKLTEEGAFAAPGVPLLQITDISVLKFTVNVSENDLSSFQLNQTFSINADAYSDVLLSGKATMIGSKANMGSSFPVQFIVSNTSDLKIKSGMFGKVNLKSENQKTGIIIPASAIVGSSSQPQVYKVKNGKAVLNSISIAQKIKNKTVVAKGLEEGDVIVTNGFINLFDNANVTVK from the coding sequence ATTGTAGTCATAAAATTAAAAAGTAATAAAGAAATCGTAAAAGATAAAGTTTATCAATATGATAAAGAGCAAGCTATCCATGTTCAGGTAGATACAATCAAATCGGAATTAATAGGAGCTGAATTTGCTTATTCAGGAACATTTGAACCTAATAAAGAAACTAAGCTTAGCGCTGAAATACAAGGCAAGATAAATGATGTTTTAGTTGATGTTGGAACTTTTGTAACAAAGGGGCAATCATTAATTCAGTTAGATAATTCACTATTGAAATTGCAATTACAATCAGCGGAGGTTCAAGTTGAAGGATTAGAAGCTGATGTAAAACGATTTACTGTTTTAGCGAATGCAGATGCTGTACAAGGGGTTCAATTAGAAAAAGCAGAGTTAGGTTTAAAATCTGCAAAAGTTCAAAGAGCAACTTTACTTGAACAAATTAATAAAACAACCATCAAAGCACCGTTTAATGGAGTGGTTACTGCTAAACTTACTGAAGAGGGAGCATTTGCCGCACCGGGTGTGCCATTGCTTCAAATTACAGATATTTCAGTTTTAAAATTTACCGTTAATGTTTCTGAAAATGATTTGAGTTCATTTCAATTAAATCAAACCTTCTCGATTAATGCAGATGCTTATTCGGATGTGCTATTGTCGGGTAAAGCAACAATGATAGGTAGTAAAGCCAATATGGGCAGTAGTTTTCCTGTTCAGTTTATTGTAAGTAACACCTCCGATTTAAAAATCAAATCGGGAATGTTTGGTAAAGTAAATTTGAAAAGTGAAAATCAAAAAACAGGAATCATTATACCGGCTTCTGCTATTGTTGGATCGTCAAGTCAACCTCAAGTTTATAAAGTTAAGAACGGAAAGGCTGTTCTAAATAGCATAAGTATTGCGCAAAAAATAAAAAATAAAACTGTTGTGGCAAAGGGATTAGAAGAAGGTGATGTGATTGTAACAAATGGATTTATTAATCTATTTGACAATGCGAATGTAACTGTTAAATAA
- a CDS encoding efflux RND transporter permease subunit, producing MNITEISIKRPSLIIVLFSVLTLLGVIGYKNLSYELMPDFNQPVVVIKTVYPGAEPNEVETSVSRKIEDALSNLEGVDYLVTKSLPNASIIIANLKYGTDLDKTMQDAQRYIDNIRKDLPQDILSPVMSKVSPNDLPIMSISATSNLPATEFYQKMKDEYLPQIQQIKGVAELTILGGEEREIQVKANRDKLKLYKISLYQVVEAINRSGLDLPAGKVQTDQENNSVRLTGKFATIDDVKNVQVAMPMLGSPVYVKDVAQVVDGIKETTSISRYNGKDGIGILLKKQGDANAVDVSKMVRAKFKSIEAQNSNSSVKFIIADDSTDNTIAAVNSVVFDLGLAVVLVSLVMLLFLRSFRNSLIVIIAIPTSLVTAFAVMWLLGYTLNLMTLLAMSLIIGILVDDATVVLENIQRHLDMGKEKRTASMDGRMEIGFSALSITLVDVVVFLPILFLQVFVADMLKQFSVVVVTSTLTSLLVGFTLTPWLASRIGKKEDLQPTNFFNRFLLGFEHQLEKFTNWYGKQLEWVLSHKLIFTGIVVLLFAVTLGIMKQGIIGKELISTGDQGKFRMALEFDKSTSIQQNNLIAQKIETYIIKQADVSTVFSNIGGPSTGIGSLGVGSANKTEFTIQLKSAKERNKQPTEEFMKKLREELKMKFPGINYSMAALGLIPRSAPIEITLSGSNLDLVMKTGNDLKSVIEKIPGSDNVRLSVEQGSPEYKIIPDKDKMQRLGLTTAYVGMNLRTAFTGNDDATLTENGTEYPVRIWFDGYSRQSYEDVQRLSIVNPMGLPVEVSQFATVERDNSPSLLERKDRQPAVTLTSDALGRPSGTVADDVVAYLKNNPLPDGIQMTWGSDIKRQNDSFGALGSVLLISFLLIYLIMVALYDSFVYPFVVLFSIPVAAIGAFLALNLSLNNLSLFALLGLIMLMGLVVKNAILIVDFTNQLKAEGKHFKEALIIAGKGRMRPILMTTIAMIIGMLPIALGKGTASEWKNGLAWVIIGGLFSSLILTVYLVPMVYYLVDRLKEKITNRKTN from the coding sequence ATGAATATTACAGAAATATCAATAAAACGTCCATCGCTGATAATTGTTCTTTTCAGCGTACTTACCTTATTGGGAGTTATAGGATATAAAAATTTGAGTTATGAATTGATGCCTGATTTTAATCAACCTGTTGTGGTTATTAAAACGGTGTATCCCGGAGCAGAGCCCAACGAAGTAGAAACTTCGGTGTCACGAAAAATAGAGGATGCTTTATCTAATTTAGAAGGAGTGGATTATTTGGTAACTAAATCTTTACCAAACGCATCTATCATTATTGCCAACCTGAAATACGGAACTGATTTGGATAAAACCATGCAGGATGCTCAACGCTACATTGACAATATTCGCAAAGATTTACCGCAGGATATTTTAAGTCCGGTAATGAGTAAGGTTTCTCCTAATGATTTACCTATCATGTCAATTAGTGCAACAAGTAACTTGCCTGCAACAGAGTTTTATCAAAAAATGAAAGACGAGTATCTTCCACAAATTCAACAAATAAAAGGGGTTGCAGAGCTTACGATTTTAGGTGGTGAAGAAAGAGAGATACAAGTAAAAGCAAACCGGGATAAACTGAAATTATATAAAATTTCATTGTATCAGGTTGTTGAGGCTATTAATCGTTCAGGCTTAGACTTACCTGCCGGAAAAGTACAAACGGATCAGGAGAATAACTCCGTTCGTTTAACCGGAAAATTTGCAACAATTGATGATGTAAAAAATGTTCAGGTGGCTATGCCAATGCTCGGCAGCCCAGTCTATGTAAAAGATGTTGCTCAGGTAGTTGATGGAATAAAAGAAACGACATCTATCAGTAGATACAATGGAAAAGATGGCATTGGAATTCTATTAAAAAAACAAGGCGATGCAAATGCTGTTGATGTTTCAAAAATGGTTCGTGCAAAATTTAAAAGTATCGAAGCACAAAATAGTAATTCCTCTGTAAAATTCATCATTGCAGATGATAGCACCGACAATACAATTGCAGCTGTTAATTCTGTTGTATTTGATTTGGGATTAGCAGTTGTTTTAGTTTCTTTAGTAATGCTATTATTTTTAAGAAGTTTCAGAAACTCTTTAATTGTAATCATTGCAATACCTACCTCTTTGGTTACAGCTTTTGCAGTTATGTGGCTTTTAGGATACACTCTAAATTTAATGACCTTGCTCGCCATGTCTTTAATTATTGGAATCTTGGTTGATGATGCTACAGTGGTGTTGGAAAACATTCAAAGGCATTTAGATATGGGAAAAGAAAAACGTACTGCCTCAATGGATGGGCGTATGGAAATTGGATTTTCTGCATTGTCGATCACATTGGTTGACGTGGTTGTGTTTTTACCGATATTGTTTTTACAAGTATTTGTGGCAGATATGCTCAAACAATTTTCAGTAGTTGTAGTAACTTCAACCTTAACGAGTTTGTTAGTTGGCTTTACGCTTACACCTTGGTTGGCATCAAGAATAGGTAAGAAAGAAGATTTACAACCAACCAACTTCTTCAATCGTTTTTTGCTTGGATTTGAACATCAATTAGAAAAATTCACCAATTGGTATGGCAAACAATTAGAATGGGTACTCAGCCACAAATTAATTTTTACAGGAATAGTTGTTTTACTTTTTGCGGTTACTTTGGGAATAATGAAACAAGGTATCATTGGTAAAGAGCTTATCTCTACCGGAGATCAGGGTAAATTTCGTATGGCTTTAGAGTTTGACAAATCAACTTCCATTCAACAAAACAATTTAATCGCTCAGAAAATAGAAACCTATATTATCAAGCAAGCAGATGTCTCTACTGTGTTTAGTAACATAGGTGGTCCGAGTACAGGCATTGGAAGTTTAGGTGTAGGATCAGCTAATAAAACTGAATTTACTATTCAGTTAAAATCCGCAAAAGAACGCAATAAGCAACCTACTGAAGAGTTTATGAAAAAATTGAGGGAAGAATTAAAAATGAAATTCCCCGGAATAAATTATTCAATGGCTGCATTAGGATTGATACCACGTTCAGCTCCAATTGAAATTACTTTAAGCGGCAGTAATTTAGATTTAGTAATGAAAACAGGTAATGATTTAAAATCGGTGATTGAAAAAATACCGGGTTCAGATAATGTACGTTTATCAGTAGAACAAGGAAGTCCCGAATACAAAATAATTCCTGACAAAGATAAAATGCAACGATTAGGATTAACGACAGCTTATGTTGGCATGAATTTAAGAACAGCTTTTACTGGCAATGACGATGCAACATTAACAGAAAACGGAACAGAATATCCTGTAAGAATTTGGTTTGACGGTTACAGTAGACAAAGCTATGAAGATGTACAACGCCTCTCAATTGTTAATCCAATGGGGTTACCAGTAGAAGTATCGCAGTTTGCAACGGTAGAACGAGATAATTCACCATCCTTATTGGAAAGAAAAGATCGTCAGCCAGCGGTAACGCTTACGTCTGACGCACTTGGTAGACCTTCGGGAACAGTTGCTGATGATGTAGTTGCTTACCTTAAAAATAACCCATTACCCGATGGAATTCAAATGACTTGGGGTAGTGATATCAAAAGACAAAATGATAGTTTTGGTGCATTGGGTTCGGTTCTATTAATCTCGTTCCTATTGATTTATTTAATCATGGTTGCTTTATATGATAGTTTCGTTTACCCATTTGTGGTATTGTTTTCAATTCCTGTAGCTGCTATTGGTGCGTTTTTAGCATTGAATTTATCATTAAACAATCTTAGTTTATTTGCTTTGCTCGGATTGATTATGCTCATGGGATTAGTAGTAAAAAACGCTATTTTAATTGTAGACTTTACAAATCAATTGAAGGCGGAGGGAAAACATTTCAAAGAAGCATTAATAATTGCGGGAAAAGGTCGTATGCGTCCAATCTTAATGACAACCATTGCAATGATTATAGGAATGTTGCCAATTGCCCTTGGCAAAGGAACAGCAAGTGAATGGAAGAACGGTTTGGCATGGGTAATTATTGGTGGGCTGTTTTCATCCTTGATATTAACTGTTTATTTAGTGCCAATGGTTTATTATTTAGTAGATCGTTTAAAAGAAAAAATTACAAATAGAAAAACGAATTAA
- a CDS encoding cation transporter: MKKSTIYISKMDCPSEENMIRLKLQGLHFMKLDFDIPNRNLYVYHEGDITSIFNAVNDLKLGASLIGSEESNYTHVSEDHSKEKKLLWTVLLINLSLFILEIIAGFISESMGLVADSLDMLADAMVYGLSLYAVGHLASKKKQIAKMSGYFQMALALFGIIEVIRRFLGIEEVPEFQLMIIISLFALVGNAVSLYLLQKSKSKEVHMQASVIFTSNDVIVNIGVILAGAIVYFTNSKYPDLIVGSIVFILVAKGAIRILKLSK; this comes from the coding sequence GTGAAAAAATCAACTATTTATATTTCTAAAATGGATTGCCCTTCAGAGGAAAACATGATCCGACTAAAATTGCAAGGTCTGCATTTTATGAAACTTGATTTTGACATCCCTAATAGAAATTTATATGTGTACCATGAAGGTGATATAACGTCTATTTTTAATGCTGTTAACGACCTTAAACTTGGGGCTTCATTAATTGGTAGTGAAGAAAGTAATTATACCCATGTTAGCGAAGACCATTCAAAAGAAAAAAAATTACTGTGGACAGTTTTATTGATCAATCTTTCGCTTTTTATTTTGGAAATTATCGCAGGGTTTATTTCAGAATCAATGGGATTAGTTGCCGATAGCCTTGATATGCTTGCTGATGCTATGGTCTATGGATTAAGCTTATATGCTGTTGGTCATTTAGCGTCTAAAAAGAAGCAAATTGCTAAAATGAGTGGATATTTTCAGATGGCATTAGCTCTGTTTGGAATAATTGAGGTTATTAGAAGGTTTTTGGGGATTGAGGAAGTTCCCGAATTTCAATTAATGATCATCATTTCGCTTTTCGCCTTAGTAGGAAATGCGGTTTCACTTTACCTTCTTCAGAAATCAAAAAGCAAAGAGGTTCACATGCAAGCAAGTGTAATTTTTACGAGTAATGATGTAATCGTAAATATTGGAGTTATTTTAGCTGGTGCAATTGTTTATTTCACAAATTCCAAATATCCCGATTTAATTGTGGGCTCCATTGTTTTTATTTTGGTCGCAAAAGGAGCAATAAGAATTCTTAAACTATCTAAATAA
- a CDS encoding sulfite exporter TauE/SafE family protein produces the protein MEYIIICLVAFLGSGLTLFSGFGLGTLLLPVFGLFFPIELSIALTAIVHFLNNLFKLALVGKHADKSTIINFGIPSILAAFIGAYVLQLLSGMQPVFAYTLMEHSFSVLPIKLIIAIVLLFFSCFEIIPALANLEFDKKYLPLGGLLSGFFGGLSGNQGALRSAFLIRSNLSKEAFIASGVVIACLIDISRLSMYSKQIFSSPYPFNYALIVSATLAAFAGAFIGNKLLKKVTIKTVQLLVAILLFIFSILLGMGII, from the coding sequence ATGGAATACATCATCATTTGTTTAGTTGCATTTCTTGGCTCGGGATTAACATTGTTTTCGGGGTTCGGACTGGGCACCTTATTATTACCCGTATTTGGATTATTTTTCCCCATTGAACTATCCATCGCTTTAACTGCCATTGTACATTTTTTAAACAACCTGTTCAAATTAGCATTGGTTGGGAAGCATGCCGACAAAAGCACCATTATTAATTTCGGAATTCCATCTATCCTTGCTGCATTTATAGGAGCATATGTTTTACAACTGTTAAGCGGGATGCAACCGGTGTTTGCTTATACATTGATGGAACATTCGTTTAGTGTATTACCCATCAAGTTAATCATTGCGATTGTTTTACTTTTCTTTTCCTGTTTTGAAATCATTCCGGCTTTGGCCAACCTGGAATTTGATAAAAAGTATTTGCCATTAGGTGGATTGCTAAGTGGATTTTTTGGAGGATTATCGGGCAACCAAGGAGCATTGCGTTCGGCATTCCTGATTCGCTCCAACTTATCAAAAGAAGCATTTATTGCCTCCGGAGTGGTGATTGCTTGTTTAATCGATATTTCAAGATTATCGATGTATTCCAAACAAATTTTCTCATCGCCCTACCCTTTCAACTATGCGCTGATAGTAAGTGCAACATTGGCGGCTTTTGCCGGTGCATTCATTGGAAATAAACTCTTGAAAAAAGTAACAATAAAAACCGTACAACTTCTTGTTGCCATTTTACTATTTATTTTTTCGATTCTTTTGGGAATGGGAATTATTTAA
- a CDS encoding glycoside hydrolase family 16 protein, whose product MKSTLLLSLTFLFAQSLFSQKEKIIAAPDGNCKEDQWELKFEENFDGMRLNLNTWKNREYSQGSMSNEGVEVYCTLDNVSLSNGICKIIAKTETIERKAVNWKPDTLKLDDGVQNLRTYYHTASWIETRETYKYGKFEIRCKIPKEKGFWPAFWMYGQSGDVNNEIDVFEFWNPTNFFGKYNEKKLSKIHHMTVHYNKKMSGENYEGPDFSADFHTFSVVWDSTKIEWYVDGELKRLSTYYQTKRGKNVECKNIKAGKTYYINPIFPKDPMSIIANLAIQTGKNTPDVTVFNSAFEIDYIKYYKKVE is encoded by the coding sequence ATGAAATCTACACTTTTATTATCGCTTACTTTTTTATTCGCTCAATCCCTATTCTCTCAAAAAGAAAAAATCATTGCTGCCCCAGATGGCAATTGCAAGGAAGATCAATGGGAATTGAAATTTGAAGAAAATTTTGATGGGATGCGATTGAACTTAAACACCTGGAAAAACAGAGAATATTCACAAGGTTCAATGAGCAACGAAGGTGTTGAAGTGTATTGCACATTAGATAATGTTTCATTATCGAATGGAATTTGTAAAATCATCGCTAAAACCGAAACCATCGAAAGAAAAGCTGTTAACTGGAAACCGGATACATTAAAACTGGATGATGGTGTTCAAAACTTAAGAACATATTATCATACCGCTTCATGGATTGAAACCAGAGAAACCTATAAATACGGAAAATTTGAAATCCGATGTAAAATTCCAAAAGAAAAAGGATTTTGGCCAGCATTCTGGATGTACGGACAATCCGGTGATGTGAATAATGAAATTGATGTGTTTGAATTTTGGAATCCAACCAATTTTTTCGGAAAATACAATGAAAAGAAACTATCTAAAATTCACCACATGACCGTTCATTACAATAAAAAAATGAGTGGAGAAAATTATGAAGGCCCGGACTTCTCTGCCGACTTTCATACGTTTTCTGTTGTATGGGACAGTACAAAAATTGAATGGTATGTTGATGGAGAATTGAAACGATTAAGTACATATTACCAAACAAAAAGAGGAAAAAATGTAGAATGCAAAAATATAAAAGCCGGAAAAACCTACTACATCAATCCAATATTCCCCAAAGATCCTATGAGTATTATTGCCAACTTAGCCATTCAAACCGGTAAAAATACTCCGGATGTAACTGTATTCAATAGCGCCTTTGAAATTGACTACATCAAATATTATAAAAAAGTAGAATGA
- a CDS encoding DUF3307 domain-containing protein, with the protein MIKLLFLLMLCHWLADFTHLSTPWMLRAKAIGKPLFPIFIHACVHGTLMCIVLLFFAPIKTVLILTAFQIGTHFCIDVLKGKLNVWFSLADAKNSYHWWVFGLDQMAHQSVIILMVVAARII; encoded by the coding sequence ATGATAAAATTGCTTTTTTTGTTGATGTTGTGTCATTGGTTGGCCGACTTTACCCATTTGTCTACTCCATGGATGCTAAGAGCGAAAGCAATCGGCAAGCCTTTATTCCCAATTTTTATTCATGCTTGCGTTCATGGCACGTTGATGTGTATTGTTCTTTTGTTTTTTGCACCGATTAAAACCGTTTTGATATTAACAGCCTTTCAAATAGGAACACATTTTTGTATTGATGTATTGAAAGGGAAGCTGAATGTTTGGTTTTCTTTGGCAGATGCAAAAAATTCTTACCATTGGTGGGTGTTCGGGTTGGATCAAATGGCACATCAAAGTGTAATTATTTTGATGGTTGTAGCTGCAAGAATTATTTAA
- a CDS encoding type I asparaginase, producing the protein MSKSKVLLIYTGGTIGMMQDAKTGQLKPFDFKQLTDQIPELNKFDVTLSAVSFANPIDSSDMQPAVWVDIAKMIEKNYDKVDGFVVLHGSDTMSFTASALSFMLENLNKPVILTGSQLPIGMIRTDGKENLITAIEIAAAKHKGKPVVSEVCIYFEYQLYRGNRTHKFNAEHFQAFQSANYPVLAEAGVHLKYNQSALQKGNGKKLKVHTTLVSDIAILKVFPGITQNVVDAILNTKNIKAVILETFGSGNASTQKGFIDALKKAIDKGIVILNVTQCNAGKVEQGKYATSAAFKKIGVIGSSDITSEAAVAKLMFVLGATSNKKEIEKLLQKDLRGEMTV; encoded by the coding sequence ATGAGCAAAAGTAAAGTATTATTAATCTACACCGGTGGAACAATCGGCATGATGCAGGATGCAAAAACCGGTCAACTGAAACCATTCGACTTCAAGCAACTTACAGATCAGATTCCGGAGCTGAATAAGTTTGATGTTACATTGTCTGCTGTTTCATTTGCAAATCCAATCGACTCCAGCGATATGCAACCTGCAGTTTGGGTGGATATTGCAAAGATGATTGAAAAGAACTACGACAAGGTAGATGGTTTTGTTGTTTTGCATGGAAGTGATACGATGTCGTTTACTGCTTCTGCATTGAGTTTTATGTTGGAGAATTTGAACAAGCCGGTGATACTTACCGGTTCACAATTGCCAATAGGGATGATTCGCACGGATGGAAAAGAGAATTTAATTACAGCAATTGAAATTGCAGCAGCAAAACATAAAGGAAAACCGGTTGTTTCAGAAGTATGTATCTATTTTGAATATCAATTGTATCGAGGTAACCGAACACATAAGTTTAATGCAGAACATTTTCAAGCATTTCAATCGGCAAATTATCCCGTGTTGGCCGAAGCAGGTGTACATTTAAAATACAATCAAAGTGCATTGCAAAAAGGAAATGGAAAAAAATTAAAAGTGCATACAACACTCGTTTCAGATATTGCTATTTTGAAAGTATTTCCGGGGATTACTCAAAATGTGGTAGATGCAATTTTAAATACCAAAAATATAAAGGCGGTTATTTTAGAAACCTTTGGTTCCGGAAATGCCAGCACCCAAAAAGGATTCATTGATGCCTTGAAAAAGGCAATCGACAAAGGAATTGTTATTTTGAATGTAACACAATGCAATGCCGGAAAAGTAGAGCAAGGCAAATATGCAACCAGTGCCGCCTTTAAAAAAATTGGTGTTATCGGAAGTTCGGATATTACTTCGGAAGCAGCAGTTGCTAAATTGATGTTTGTACTTGGCGCCACTTCCAATAAAAAAGAAATCGAAAAATTATTGCAGAAAGATTTGAGGGGCGAAATGACTGTTTAA
- a CDS encoding TatD family hydrolase, giving the protein MIVTDTHTHLYSKEFDANRQELIQNAIDAGITRMFMPNVDSESIAGMFQVEKQFPNHCFAMMGLHPCSVNATYQQELQVVEYWLAKRKFVAIGEIGIDLYWDKTFFEQQQDAFRTQIQWAKKYNLPYVIHSRNSFDEVMEIVNEFKEDRIKAIFHCFSGNVTQAEQVVELGTFKLGIGGVVTFKNSGLDKVVEAIDLKHLVLETDAPYLAPVPHRGKTNLPEYLILIAQKIAEIKNISLEEVIETTTKNSIEVFGC; this is encoded by the coding sequence ATGATTGTGACCGACACCCATACCCATTTATATTCAAAGGAGTTCGATGCCAATCGGCAAGAGCTGATTCAGAATGCAATTGATGCAGGGATCACCCGAATGTTTATGCCCAATGTGGACAGTGAATCAATTGCCGGAATGTTTCAAGTAGAAAAACAGTTTCCGAATCATTGTTTTGCGATGATGGGCTTACATCCTTGTTCGGTAAATGCAACCTATCAGCAAGAATTGCAGGTAGTGGAGTACTGGCTGGCTAAACGGAAATTTGTAGCTATCGGGGAAATCGGAATTGATTTGTATTGGGATAAAACATTTTTTGAACAGCAGCAAGATGCCTTCCGCACACAAATTCAATGGGCAAAAAAATACAATTTACCCTATGTGATACATTCGCGAAATTCGTTTGATGAAGTGATGGAAATTGTCAATGAATTTAAGGAAGATCGTATCAAAGCCATATTTCATTGCTTTAGTGGAAATGTCACTCAAGCAGAGCAAGTGGTTGAGTTGGGAACTTTTAAACTAGGAATAGGAGGAGTCGTGACCTTTAAAAATTCGGGATTGGATAAAGTAGTAGAAGCGATTGATTTAAAACATTTGGTGTTGGAAACAGATGCGCCTTATTTGGCTCCGGTTCCACACCGCGGAAAAACAAACCTTCCTGAATATTTAATACTGATAGCCCAAAAAATTGCTGAAATAAAAAACATAAGTCTGGAAGAAGTAATTGAGACCACAACAAAAAATTCCATAGAAGTTTTTGGTTGTTAG
- a CDS encoding homogentisate 1,2-dioxygenase → MPIYHKLGEFPQKRHTQFEKPKGGLYYEQLFGTEGFNGHSSLLYQVHRPTQVKEILKSYDVTPKIAINKNIKALLLKGFEVKPAADFLESRKDMLVNSDCIIGLAAPQQSLRTYFYKNADADEMLFIHRGKGKLRTMMGNIFFEYGDYLIIPRGMIYQIDFETSDNRIFYVESHAPFYTPKRYKNESGQLLEHSPFCERDFKLPNELETFDEKGDFLIKIKKEGMIHEVVYATHPFDVIGWDGYNFPYGFSIHNFEPITGRVHQPPPVHQTFETSTFVVCSFCPRLYDYHPKSIPAPYNHSNIDSDEVLYYVDGDFMSRNNIEQGHITLHPKGIPHGPAPGAYERSIGQKETQELAVMVDTFKPLMVTEAAMGIDDGKYYKSWTE, encoded by the coding sequence ATGCCAATCTATCATAAATTGGGTGAATTCCCTCAAAAACGTCATACACAATTTGAAAAGCCGAAAGGCGGATTGTATTATGAACAACTCTTCGGAACCGAAGGATTTAATGGTCATTCTTCTTTATTGTATCAGGTTCACCGCCCGACACAAGTAAAAGAAATTTTGAAATCGTATGATGTTACTCCGAAAATTGCAATCAACAAAAACATCAAAGCACTTTTATTAAAAGGATTTGAAGTAAAACCTGCTGCTGATTTTTTAGAAAGCAGAAAAGACATGCTTGTGAATTCCGATTGTATCATTGGTTTAGCGGCTCCTCAACAATCCTTGCGCACGTATTTTTATAAAAATGCAGATGCAGATGAAATGTTGTTCATCCACAGAGGAAAAGGGAAATTACGCACCATGATGGGAAACATCTTCTTTGAATATGGCGACTATCTTATCATCCCGCGTGGAATGATTTATCAAATTGATTTCGAAACATCCGATAATCGTATTTTTTATGTGGAATCGCATGCTCCTTTTTATACCCCTAAACGTTATAAAAATGAGTCTGGACAATTATTAGAACACTCCCCATTTTGTGAGCGTGATTTTAAATTACCAAACGAATTAGAAACGTTTGATGAAAAAGGTGACTTCTTAATCAAGATTAAAAAAGAAGGAATGATACACGAAGTTGTTTACGCTACTCACCCATTTGATGTTATTGGTTGGGACGGATACAATTTCCCTTATGGTTTCAGCATTCACAATTTTGAACCGATAACAGGACGTGTTCACCAACCACCTCCGGTGCATCAAACTTTTGAAACTTCAACGTTTGTGGTGTGTTCATTTTGTCCACGTTTATACGATTATCATCCGAAATCAATTCCTGCACCTTACAACCATAGCAATATCGACAGTGATGAAGTATTGTATTATGTAGATGGTGATTTTATGAGCAGAAATAATATTGAACAAGGACATATTACGTTGCATCCAAAAGGAATTCCACATGGCCCCGCACCTGGAGCGTATGAAAGAAGTATCGGTCAGAAAGAAACACAAGAGTTGGCGGTGATGGTAGATACGTTTAAACCATTGATGGTTACTGAAGCCGCAATGGGCATTGATGATGGAAAGTACTATAAGAGCTGGACAGAGTAA